One Gossypium hirsutum isolate 1008001.06 chromosome A11, Gossypium_hirsutum_v2.1, whole genome shotgun sequence genomic window carries:
- the LOC107944003 gene encoding beta-glucuronosyltransferase GlcAT14C: MFFYLRSSFESILNFSSLVRKVSYFLFQLMKRTHFPYSDRSWLLLPILIISIISLTFLLSLTFTQNKSTSFEPEFSFQEPRFSFSERDYGRLPRLPRFVYSISGTKGDGPRVKRLLQAIYHPRNYYLVHLDLDASDSERFDLAKYVKAEGVIKEFGNVMVIGKADLVTYKGPTMVAATLHAVAILLKEAKDWDWFVNLSADDYPLMTQDDIVHIFSYLPRDLNFLEHTSSIGWKEYQRARPIIIDPGLYHSKKSGVFWAKEKRSLPASFKLFMGSEWVVLTKSFLDFCVWGWDNLPRTLLMYYTNFISSPEGYFHTVICNHKDYQNTTVNHDLHYIRWDNPPKQHPMTLTLEHFDDMVRSGAPFARKFAKDDDSALNKIDKELLRRSNGRFTPGGWCVGGSNSGKDPCVVYGNPNAVKPTVSSKRLEKLLVQLLDSGNFRSKQCK, encoded by the exons atgttcttttaccTTAGATCTAGTTTCGAAAGCATCCTAAATTTTAGCTCTCTTGTCCGGAAAGtctcatattttctttttcaattaatgAAAAGAACTCACTTTCCTTATTCAGATCGATCATGGCTTTTACTGCCAATCCTCATAATCTCAATCATTTCACTCACTTTCCTTCTCTCATTAACCTTCACCCAAAATAAATCCACTTCATTCGAACCCGAATTTTCCTTTCAAGAACCCAGATTTTCTTTCTCCGAACGGGATTACGGCCGGTTACCGAGGTTACCCAGATTTGTTTATTCCATATCGGGGACGAAAGGTGATGGGCCGCGCGTTAAAAGGTTGTTGCAGGCGATTTATCACCCGAGGAATTACTATTTGGTCCATTTGGATCTTGATGCTTCGGATTCGGAGCGGTTTGATTTGGCTAAGTATGTGAAAGCGGAGGGTGTGATTAAGGAGTTTGGGAACGTGATGGTCATCGGAAAAGCTGATTTGGTGACTTATAAAGGGCCTACTATGGTTGCCGCTACGCTTCATGCCGTGGCGATTTTGTTGAAGGAAGCTAAAGATTGGGATTGGTTTGTGAACCTTAGTGCAGATGATTATCCCCTTATGACCCAAGATG ATATCGTGCACATCTTCTCATACTTGCCAAGGGATCTCAATTTCCTCGAGCACACGAGTAGCATTGGCTGGAAAGA ATACCAAAGAGCAAGGCCGATCATTATAGACCCGGGTTTATACCATTCAAAGAAATCTGGCGTATTTTGGGCAAAGGAGAAAAGATCGTTGCCTGCTTCTTTCAAGTTATTCATGG GATCTGAATGGGTGGTGCTGACAAAATCGTTTCTCGACTTCTGTGTATGGGGATGGGATAATCTTCCACGTACACTCCTTATGTACTACACGAACTTCATATCGTCCCCGGAAGGTTACTTCCACACCGTAATTTGCAATCATAAAGATTACCAGAACACGACCGTGAACCATGACTTGCATTATATACGATGGGATAACCCTCCGAAGCAGCATCCAATGACTTTGACGTTGGAACATTTCGACGACATGGTTCGAAGTGGAGCCCCTTTTGCTCGGAAGTTTGCCAAGGATGATGATTCAGCCCTCAATAAGATCGACAAGGAATTGTTGAGGAGATCGAACGGTCGTTTTACCCCAGGGGGTTGGTGCGTGGGAGGTTCAAACTCAGGTAAAGATCCGTGTGTAGTTTACGGGAACCCGAATGCTGTTAAACCTACTGTAAGTTCAAAGAGGCTTGAGAAACTATTGGTACAACTTCTTGATTCTGGAAATTTCAGATCAAAACAATGTAAATAG
- the LOC107944004 gene encoding transcription factor-like protein DPA isoform X1: MDDLHLEDSTYSEQSPVATPTNASTSESAYRMNRSAVKQKNGDADLVEGTTKKKVSRMPGGGLRQFSVMVCKKLESKGSTTYAEVADEIIEEFAATQSNTAGSLDEFHEKNVRRRVYDALNVLMAMDIITREKKEIRWKGLSTTQTKDLEELKAAHVQLMTSISRKTAYLKDLEEQIAGLRNIIKRNQRMLNSSNNSNNTAPKEGFTLPFILVQTSPHATVEIEISEDMQLVHLDFNSTPFSLHDDAYILKLMHCYQQPEGINLSQSSSIHSSSSSCKASGGVSKPFYWNSETDTVKKGSLRR; this comes from the exons ATGGACGACCTACATTTAGAAGATAGTACTTATAGTGAGCAGAGTCCAGTTGCTACTCCAACCAATGCTTCAACTTCTGAGAGTGCTTATCGTATGAATCGATCGGCGGTCAAGCAAAAGAATGGGGATGCTGATCTTGTTGAAGG TACAACGAAGAAAAAGGTATCAAGAATGCCTGGTGGTGGGCTGCGCCAGTTCAGTGTCATGG TTTGTAAGAAGTTGGAGAGTAAGGGGAGCACCACATATGCTGAG GTTGCAGATGAAATTATAGAAGAGTTTGCCGCCACTCAGAGTAATACTGCCGGATCTTTAGATGAG TTCCATGAGAAAAACGTTCGACGACGTGTGTATGACGCATTGAATGTACTTATGGCAATGGATATCATTACGAGGGAGAAGAAAGAAATCAGGTGGAAAGGACTTTCTACTACACAAACGAAGGATTTAGAAGAACTTAAG GCAGCACATGTTCAACTAATGACAAGCATCTCGCGTAAAACAGCTTATTTGAAAGATTTAGAAGAacaa attgcAGGTCTCCGGAATATAATCAAACGAAACCAGCGGATGCTCAATAgtagtaataatagtaataatacagcTCCTAAAGAAGGATTTACGTTGCCGTTTATATTGGTCCAA ACTAGTCCACATGCAACTGTTGAGATTGAGATTTCTGAAGATATGCAACTGGTACACCTTGATTTTAACAG CACGCCATTCAGTTTGCATGACGATGCTTACATTCTTAAGTTAATGCATTGCTACCAACAACCCGAAGGTATAAACCTCTCGCAAAGTTCTTCGATTCATTCGTCTTCAAGCTCTTGCAAAGCATCCGGCGGAGTAAGTAAACCGTTTTACTGGAATTCTGAAACGGATACCGTCAAAAAAGGTTCGTTGAGAAGATGA
- the LOC107944004 gene encoding transcription factor-like protein DPA isoform X2, which produces MFNPLDISLSLVGSLARMAIQAMRDCLGICIGTTKKKVSRMPGGGLRQFSVMVCKKLESKGSTTYAEVADEIIEEFAATQSNTAGSLDEFHEKNVRRRVYDALNVLMAMDIITREKKEIRWKGLSTTQTKDLEELKAAHVQLMTSISRKTAYLKDLEEQIAGLRNIIKRNQRMLNSSNNSNNTAPKEGFTLPFILVQTSPHATVEIEISEDMQLVHLDFNSTPFSLHDDAYILKLMHCYQQPEGINLSQSSSIHSSSSSCKASGGVSKPFYWNSETDTVKKGSLRR; this is translated from the exons ATGTTTAATCCCCTTGATATTAGCCTATCCTTAGTAGGAAGCTTAGCAAGGATGGCCATCCAAGCTATGAGGGACTGTTTAGGAATATGCATAGG TACAACGAAGAAAAAGGTATCAAGAATGCCTGGTGGTGGGCTGCGCCAGTTCAGTGTCATGG TTTGTAAGAAGTTGGAGAGTAAGGGGAGCACCACATATGCTGAG GTTGCAGATGAAATTATAGAAGAGTTTGCCGCCACTCAGAGTAATACTGCCGGATCTTTAGATGAG TTCCATGAGAAAAACGTTCGACGACGTGTGTATGACGCATTGAATGTACTTATGGCAATGGATATCATTACGAGGGAGAAGAAAGAAATCAGGTGGAAAGGACTTTCTACTACACAAACGAAGGATTTAGAAGAACTTAAG GCAGCACATGTTCAACTAATGACAAGCATCTCGCGTAAAACAGCTTATTTGAAAGATTTAGAAGAacaa attgcAGGTCTCCGGAATATAATCAAACGAAACCAGCGGATGCTCAATAgtagtaataatagtaataatacagcTCCTAAAGAAGGATTTACGTTGCCGTTTATATTGGTCCAA ACTAGTCCACATGCAACTGTTGAGATTGAGATTTCTGAAGATATGCAACTGGTACACCTTGATTTTAACAG CACGCCATTCAGTTTGCATGACGATGCTTACATTCTTAAGTTAATGCATTGCTACCAACAACCCGAAGGTATAAACCTCTCGCAAAGTTCTTCGATTCATTCGTCTTCAAGCTCTTGCAAAGCATCCGGCGGAGTAAGTAAACCGTTTTACTGGAATTCTGAAACGGATACCGTCAAAAAAGGTTCGTTGAGAAGATGA
- the LOC107944004 gene encoding transcription factor-like protein DPA isoform X3, with amino-acid sequence MKYSLSEHILLCIGTTKKKVSRMPGGGLRQFSVMVCKKLESKGSTTYAEVADEIIEEFAATQSNTAGSLDEFHEKNVRRRVYDALNVLMAMDIITREKKEIRWKGLSTTQTKDLEELKAAHVQLMTSISRKTAYLKDLEEQIAGLRNIIKRNQRMLNSSNNSNNTAPKEGFTLPFILVQTSPHATVEIEISEDMQLVHLDFNSTPFSLHDDAYILKLMHCYQQPEGINLSQSSSIHSSSSSCKASGGVSKPFYWNSETDTVKKGSLRR; translated from the exons ATGAAGTACTCTCTTTCAGAACATATTCTTTTATGCATAGG TACAACGAAGAAAAAGGTATCAAGAATGCCTGGTGGTGGGCTGCGCCAGTTCAGTGTCATGG TTTGTAAGAAGTTGGAGAGTAAGGGGAGCACCACATATGCTGAG GTTGCAGATGAAATTATAGAAGAGTTTGCCGCCACTCAGAGTAATACTGCCGGATCTTTAGATGAG TTCCATGAGAAAAACGTTCGACGACGTGTGTATGACGCATTGAATGTACTTATGGCAATGGATATCATTACGAGGGAGAAGAAAGAAATCAGGTGGAAAGGACTTTCTACTACACAAACGAAGGATTTAGAAGAACTTAAG GCAGCACATGTTCAACTAATGACAAGCATCTCGCGTAAAACAGCTTATTTGAAAGATTTAGAAGAacaa attgcAGGTCTCCGGAATATAATCAAACGAAACCAGCGGATGCTCAATAgtagtaataatagtaataatacagcTCCTAAAGAAGGATTTACGTTGCCGTTTATATTGGTCCAA ACTAGTCCACATGCAACTGTTGAGATTGAGATTTCTGAAGATATGCAACTGGTACACCTTGATTTTAACAG CACGCCATTCAGTTTGCATGACGATGCTTACATTCTTAAGTTAATGCATTGCTACCAACAACCCGAAGGTATAAACCTCTCGCAAAGTTCTTCGATTCATTCGTCTTCAAGCTCTTGCAAAGCATCCGGCGGAGTAAGTAAACCGTTTTACTGGAATTCTGAAACGGATACCGTCAAAAAAGGTTCGTTGAGAAGATGA
- the LOC121209553 gene encoding uncharacterized protein At3g17950, which yields MAQREEQGWPLGLEPLNARIGLVRNHEFSGSISFTTLLTASSPTSCFSSPSDLDTESTGSFFHDKSIPLGTLIGLSSFLELSSRSSTRQRTTQSSTNHNNGYKSRPWPFSLCPKLTTDAVYTNNKSRSLGHYLAVERRAATGNIGRRDRNSVGHKPVGDLSPVMLNTEQNSLFVNDRIAPRIDGRKSADRGLLEHGHGYGVPLLLSCLCRQLMK from the exons ATGGCACAAAGG GAGGAACAAGGGTGGCCATTAGGGCTGGAGCCATTGAATGCAAGGATTGGGTTGGTGAGGAACCATGAATTCTCTGGTTCCATTTCCTTCACCACTTTGCTCACTGCTTCTTCCCCTACTTCTTGTTTTTCTTCTCCTTCGGACCTTGATACTGAG TCCACTGGTTCTTTCTTCCATGACAAAAGCATACCCTTAGGTACTCTCATAGGACTTTCAAGCTTTCTAGAGCTATCAAGTAGATCATCAACAAGGCAAAGAACTACACAATCCTCAACAAACCATAACAATGGTTACAAATCCAGGCCATGGCCGTTCTCATTATGTCCGAAGCTAACCACCGATGCTGTATACACCAACAACAAATCTCGGTCCCTCGGTCACTACCTTGCAGTAGAAAGGCGAGCTGCGACCGGCAATATTGGCAGAAGGGATCGAAACAGTGTTGGACATAAACCTGTCGGAGATTTATCACCGGTAATGCTTAATACAGAACAGAATTCACTCTTTGTCAATGACCGGATTGCTCCTCGTATTGATGGTCGGAAATCTGCAGATAGGGGACTGTTGGAACATGGTCATGGTTATGGAGTTCCTTTATTGCTTTCATGTTTGTGCAGACAACTCATGAAATGA
- the LOC107944006 gene encoding uncharacterized protein isoform X2, producing the protein MMKSKCLFCYLYDSLIKRITRARWIEKISNIKKLVKSLPKKSSKKQTNQQAMGKNLRTNSSNMSIPQSHNPRCMWGIFHVLKYHHWNRRFIKKRILNKKQGTGDENAKDQAVEGSNENVEDTSKHKQCEAANAKVEGKKKQSSTGSKTSVKSRLKALITEEVAKRKGRGKHQRCSTYPIQTNSDTDQHVDAHIDDLLPETEQGSPRTSEKNKGICYGSGSEDQTVSKSPEEHVTSDENDEEHGVGKGSVEEKNMKKLLESAVLSPEELEANKKALEEHGKDIGPGYESKYLMDALDIIKMNQGFLLTVLQDPDSPLAHHFHKHLAISAKMGMPQMEGLGSSGSTGSKQCGESSNRDGTGEDIGRKSMPLIAADHRAEGIHNLNQTKGEMADMGSSSAMNRSEMVKKRFKSLRENIKHVIQERKKERRRIAMDAVLHKIPHQKGFSKDLTKDIVDHFKDPSRLRKVFSSSLARRGSMRLERRTSFNEAIDKYTQLYESSFNKEGKEESMSKRDEKRDEPIDSSGRTTKKYMRRFLSSPELYSSAYLYEALASEVPTKFSESLGYSSEVETLGKTEYKDSSIGVREGFPVSSEPISQAEKAGDESENSVIVKDDVTQIEPDSKPIIMTITELEEPVESSKLQDIELKQSFDLLKDEIEFTPDLQPEIKDTTPKVADVGIYKFKKFEPLKELDIHNKHEFTYVKDVLELSGFSGTEALGAWHADQEPLDPMMYEEVKGCIICDPNCSMEDEEVSYCNHPLLFDLINEVLIDVYERSYNYYPRVLSQLCHIHPMPMGQHVLEKVWETISWYLSFKTGYDKPLDYVASRDLMRNDGWMNLQFEHECLGLEVEEQIFNDLLEEICSSA; encoded by the exons ATGATGAAAAGCAAATGCTtgttttgttatttatatgattctCTTATCAAAag AATAACTCGCGCTCGATGGATTGAAAAGATCAGCAACATCAAAAAGCTCGTAAAATCGTTACCGAAGAAGTCGAGTAAAAAGCAAACAAATCAGCAAGCAATGGGAAAGAACTTGCGAACCAACAGTTCAAACATGTCGATACCACAAAGTCATAATCCTAGATGCATGTGGGGCATTTTTCATGTGCTTAAATACCATCATTGGAATCGACGCTTCATTAAGAAACGGATTTTGAACAAGAAACAAGGCACCG GGGATGAAAATGCAAAAGATCAAGCAGTAGAAGGCTCAAATGAAAATGTTGAGGATACGTCAAAACATAAGCAATGTGAAGCAGCGAACGCTAAG GTTGaaggaaagaagaaacaaagcaGCACAGGATCTAAAACCTCAGTGAAATCACGATTAAAAGCACTTATAACCGAAGAAGTAGCGAAAAGGAAAGGCCGAGGCAAGCATCAACGATGTTCAACGTACCCTATACAAACTAATTCTGATACGGACCAACATGTCGATGCTCATATCGATGATCTTCTCCCCGAAACGGAACAAGGTAGTCCCCGAACATCCGAAAAGAACAAAGGTATATGTTACGGAAGCGGTTCCGAGGATCAAACCGTGTCGAAATCCCCAGAAGAACATGTTACGAGTGACGAAAACGACGAAGAACATGGTGTCGGGAAAGGTTCGGTCGAAGAAAAAAACATGAAGAAGTTGCTCGAAAGTGCGGTTTTATCGCCGGAAGAACTCGAAGCGAACAAGAAAGCATTGGAAGAACATGGCAAAGATATTGGTCCAGGGTATGAATCTAAGTATTTAATGGATgctttagatataattaaaatgaaCCAAGGGTTTTTATTGACAGTATTACAAGATCCTGATTCACCTTTGGCTCACCATTTTCATAAACATTTAGCAATTAGTGCTAAAATGGGGATGCCACAAATGGAGGGATTGGGTTCGAGTGGTTCAACCGGGTCTAAACAGTGTGGGGAAAGTTCGAACCGTGATGGAACCGGTGAAGATATAGGTAGGAAATCAATGCCATTGATAGCTGCTGATCATAGAGCTGAAGGGATACATAATTTGAACCAAACAAAGGGTGAAATGGCTGATATGGGTTCGAGTTCGGCGATGAACCGATCCGAAATGGTGAAGAAGAGGTTTAAAAGCCTTAGAGAAAATATAAAACATGTAAtacaagagagaaaaaaagagaggcGTAGGATAGCAATGGATGCTGTTCTTCATAAAATCCCACATCAAAAAGGGTTTTCAAAGGACTTGACAAAGGACATTGTTGATCATTTCAAGGATCCGTCACGGTTACGAAAGGTTTTCTCTTCGTCTTTGGCTCGACGGGGAAGTATGCGGCTCGAAAGACGGACATCTTTTAACGAGGCTATCGACAAGTACACGCAGCTTTATGAATCTAGCTTTAATAAAGAAGGTAAAGAGGAAAGCATGTCGAAAAGGGATGAAAAACGAGATGAACCGATCGATTCGAGTGGTAGGACTACGAAAAAGTATATGAGAAGGTTCCTTTCATCACCCGAATTATATTCTTCGGCTTATCTCTATGAAGCATTGGCTTCCGAGGTCCCAACTAAATTTTCGGAGTCTTTGGGGTATAGCTCGGAAGTAGAAACACTCGGAAAAACTGAGTACAAAGACAGTTCGATAGGTGTTAGGGAAGGATTTCCAGTTTCTTCAGAGCCGATATCCCAAGCGGAAAAAGCCGGTGATGAATCGGAGAACTCGGTGATCGTAAAGGATGATGTTACACAAATCGAACCGGACAGCAAACCCATAATCATGACTATTACGGAACTGGAAGAACCAGTAGAAAGCTCCAAATTACAAG ATATCGAGCTAAAGCAAAGCTTTGATCTTCTCAAAGATGAAATCGAGTTTACACCCGACTTGCAACCCGAAATCAAGGATACTACCCCTAAGGTTGCCGATGTAGGCATATACAAGTTCAAGAAATTCGAACCTTTAAAGGAGTTAGACATACATAACAAACATGAATTCACATACGTGAAAGATGTGCTCGAATTATCTGGATTCAGCGGAACCGAAGCGCTCGGCGCATGGCATGCGGACCAGGAACCATTAGATCCCATGATGTACGAGGAAGTTAAAGGTTGCATTATATGTGACCCTAATTGTTCCATGGAAGACGAAGAAGTCAGTTATTGTAATCACCCGCTATTGTTCGATTTAATCAACGAGGTCCTCATTGATGTTTACGAACGATCGTATAACTATTACCCTCGAGTTTTGTCTCAATTATGTCACATTCATCCGATGCCTATGGGACAACATGTGCTTGAGAAAGTGTGGGAGACGATAAGTTGGTATTTGAGCTTCAAAACTGGGTACGATAAGCCGTTGGATTATGTCGCGAGTAGGGATCTAATGAGGAATGATGGGTGGATGAATTTGCAATTTGAACATGAATGTTTAGGTCTTGAGGTTGAAGAGCAAATTTTCAATGATCTTTTGGAGGAAATTTGTTCATCAGCATGA
- the LOC107944006 gene encoding uncharacterized protein isoform X1 encodes MMKSKCLFCYLYDSLIKRITRARWIEKISNIKKLVKSLPKKSSKKQTNQQAMGKNLRTNSSNMSIPQSHNPRCMWGIFHVLKYHHWNRRFIKKRILNKKQGTGDENAKDQAVEGSNENVEDTSKHKQCEAANAKVEGKKKQSSTGSKTSVKSRLKALITEEVAKRKGRGKHQRCSTYPIQTNSDTDQHVDAHIDDLLPETEQGSPRTSEKNKGICYGSGSEDQTVSKSPEEHVTSDENDEEHGVGKGSVEEKNMKKLLESAVLSPEELEANKKALEEHGKDIGPGYESKYLMDALDIIKMNQGFLLTVLQDPDSPLAHHFHKHLAISAKMGMPQMEGLGSSGSTGSKQCGESSNRDGTGEDIGRKSMPLIAADHRAEGIHNLNQTKGEMADMGSSSAMNRSEMVKKRFKSLRENIKHVIQERKKERRRIAMDAVLHKIPHQKGFSKDLTKDIVDHFKDPSRLRKVFSSSLARRGSMRLERRTSFNEAIDKYTQLYESSFNKEGKEESMSKRDEKRDEPIDSSGRTTKKYMRRFLSSPELYSSAYLYEALASEVPTKFSESLGYSSEVETLGKTEYKDSSIGVREGFPVSSEPISQAEKAGDESENSVIVKDDVTQIEPDSKPIIMTITELEEPVESSKLQEPDIELKQSFDLLKDEIEFTPDLQPEIKDTTPKVADVGIYKFKKFEPLKELDIHNKHEFTYVKDVLELSGFSGTEALGAWHADQEPLDPMMYEEVKGCIICDPNCSMEDEEVSYCNHPLLFDLINEVLIDVYERSYNYYPRVLSQLCHIHPMPMGQHVLEKVWETISWYLSFKTGYDKPLDYVASRDLMRNDGWMNLQFEHECLGLEVEEQIFNDLLEEICSSA; translated from the exons ATGATGAAAAGCAAATGCTtgttttgttatttatatgattctCTTATCAAAag AATAACTCGCGCTCGATGGATTGAAAAGATCAGCAACATCAAAAAGCTCGTAAAATCGTTACCGAAGAAGTCGAGTAAAAAGCAAACAAATCAGCAAGCAATGGGAAAGAACTTGCGAACCAACAGTTCAAACATGTCGATACCACAAAGTCATAATCCTAGATGCATGTGGGGCATTTTTCATGTGCTTAAATACCATCATTGGAATCGACGCTTCATTAAGAAACGGATTTTGAACAAGAAACAAGGCACCG GGGATGAAAATGCAAAAGATCAAGCAGTAGAAGGCTCAAATGAAAATGTTGAGGATACGTCAAAACATAAGCAATGTGAAGCAGCGAACGCTAAG GTTGaaggaaagaagaaacaaagcaGCACAGGATCTAAAACCTCAGTGAAATCACGATTAAAAGCACTTATAACCGAAGAAGTAGCGAAAAGGAAAGGCCGAGGCAAGCATCAACGATGTTCAACGTACCCTATACAAACTAATTCTGATACGGACCAACATGTCGATGCTCATATCGATGATCTTCTCCCCGAAACGGAACAAGGTAGTCCCCGAACATCCGAAAAGAACAAAGGTATATGTTACGGAAGCGGTTCCGAGGATCAAACCGTGTCGAAATCCCCAGAAGAACATGTTACGAGTGACGAAAACGACGAAGAACATGGTGTCGGGAAAGGTTCGGTCGAAGAAAAAAACATGAAGAAGTTGCTCGAAAGTGCGGTTTTATCGCCGGAAGAACTCGAAGCGAACAAGAAAGCATTGGAAGAACATGGCAAAGATATTGGTCCAGGGTATGAATCTAAGTATTTAATGGATgctttagatataattaaaatgaaCCAAGGGTTTTTATTGACAGTATTACAAGATCCTGATTCACCTTTGGCTCACCATTTTCATAAACATTTAGCAATTAGTGCTAAAATGGGGATGCCACAAATGGAGGGATTGGGTTCGAGTGGTTCAACCGGGTCTAAACAGTGTGGGGAAAGTTCGAACCGTGATGGAACCGGTGAAGATATAGGTAGGAAATCAATGCCATTGATAGCTGCTGATCATAGAGCTGAAGGGATACATAATTTGAACCAAACAAAGGGTGAAATGGCTGATATGGGTTCGAGTTCGGCGATGAACCGATCCGAAATGGTGAAGAAGAGGTTTAAAAGCCTTAGAGAAAATATAAAACATGTAAtacaagagagaaaaaaagagaggcGTAGGATAGCAATGGATGCTGTTCTTCATAAAATCCCACATCAAAAAGGGTTTTCAAAGGACTTGACAAAGGACATTGTTGATCATTTCAAGGATCCGTCACGGTTACGAAAGGTTTTCTCTTCGTCTTTGGCTCGACGGGGAAGTATGCGGCTCGAAAGACGGACATCTTTTAACGAGGCTATCGACAAGTACACGCAGCTTTATGAATCTAGCTTTAATAAAGAAGGTAAAGAGGAAAGCATGTCGAAAAGGGATGAAAAACGAGATGAACCGATCGATTCGAGTGGTAGGACTACGAAAAAGTATATGAGAAGGTTCCTTTCATCACCCGAATTATATTCTTCGGCTTATCTCTATGAAGCATTGGCTTCCGAGGTCCCAACTAAATTTTCGGAGTCTTTGGGGTATAGCTCGGAAGTAGAAACACTCGGAAAAACTGAGTACAAAGACAGTTCGATAGGTGTTAGGGAAGGATTTCCAGTTTCTTCAGAGCCGATATCCCAAGCGGAAAAAGCCGGTGATGAATCGGAGAACTCGGTGATCGTAAAGGATGATGTTACACAAATCGAACCGGACAGCAAACCCATAATCATGACTATTACGGAACTGGAAGAACCAGTAGAAAGCTCCAAATTACAAG AACCAGATATCGAGCTAAAGCAAAGCTTTGATCTTCTCAAAGATGAAATCGAGTTTACACCCGACTTGCAACCCGAAATCAAGGATACTACCCCTAAGGTTGCCGATGTAGGCATATACAAGTTCAAGAAATTCGAACCTTTAAAGGAGTTAGACATACATAACAAACATGAATTCACATACGTGAAAGATGTGCTCGAATTATCTGGATTCAGCGGAACCGAAGCGCTCGGCGCATGGCATGCGGACCAGGAACCATTAGATCCCATGATGTACGAGGAAGTTAAAGGTTGCATTATATGTGACCCTAATTGTTCCATGGAAGACGAAGAAGTCAGTTATTGTAATCACCCGCTATTGTTCGATTTAATCAACGAGGTCCTCATTGATGTTTACGAACGATCGTATAACTATTACCCTCGAGTTTTGTCTCAATTATGTCACATTCATCCGATGCCTATGGGACAACATGTGCTTGAGAAAGTGTGGGAGACGATAAGTTGGTATTTGAGCTTCAAAACTGGGTACGATAAGCCGTTGGATTATGTCGCGAGTAGGGATCTAATGAGGAATGATGGGTGGATGAATTTGCAATTTGAACATGAATGTTTAGGTCTTGAGGTTGAAGAGCAAATTTTCAATGATCTTTTGGAGGAAATTTGTTCATCAGCATGA
- the LOC107944008 gene encoding metallothionein-like protein type 2, with amino-acid sequence MSCCGGNCGCSSGCKCGNGCGGCKMFPDIIEKTTTETIVLGVTTQKMHFEGSEMGVGVENGCKCGDNCTCNPCNCK; translated from the exons ATGTCTTGCTGCGGAGGAAACTGTGGCTGCAGCTCTGGTTGCAAGTGTGGCAATGGCTGTGGAGG ATGCAAGATGTTCCCTGACATAATAGAGAAGACTACAACTGAGACTATTGTTCTTGGTGTGACAACTCAGAAAAT GCACTTTGAGGGATCTGAGATGGGAGTTGGGGTTGAGAATGGATGCAAGTGTGGAGACAACTGCACTTGCAACCCTTGCAATTGTAAATAA
- the LOC107944007 gene encoding trafficking protein particle complex subunit 4: MAAIYSLYIINKSGGLIFYKDYGSKGRMDTNDSLRVASLWHSMHAISQQLSPINGCSGIELLEADTFDLHCFQSLTGTKFFVVCETGTQHMEALLKVIYELYTDYVLKNPFYEMEMPIRCELFDINLTQAIQKDRVALLGR, translated from the exons ATGGCTGCGATTTACAGTCTTTATATAATCAATAAATCGGGGGGTTTAATCTTCTATAAG gaTTATGGATCAAAGGGACGCATGGATACGAATGATAGCTTGAGAGTAGCTAGTTTATGGCATTCGATGCACGCGATCTCACAGCAACTATCGCCTATCAATGGTTGTTCGGGAATTGAGCTACTTGAAGCTGATACATTTGATCTCCATTGTTTTCAATCCCTTACTG GGACGAAGTTCTTTGTGGTCTGCGAAACTGGAACACAGCACATGGAGGCTCTCTTGAAAGTCATCTATGAGCTCTACACTGATTATGTCTTGAAGAACCCCTTCTATGAGATGGAGATGCCTATACGTTGTGAACTCTTTGACATCAACCTGACACAGGCAATACAAAAGGATCGTGTTGCGCTGTTGGGACGATGA